The genomic DNA CCGATCCAGGCCGACGGCCGGAACCCGACGGGGGCGAACCCCACGGCGGATTCGATCAATGAGGAGCTTCTGTTCCGGCAGGCCCCCAAGATCAGCGGGCGCATCAGCATCCCGGACGACAAGGCCGCCAACCTGATCCAGCCGCAGGGCCGCACGTACCAGATGTTCCGCGAGGGCTGGCTGCCCTGGATCGGGGCGCTCGTGATCCTCGGCATGCTCGGGGCCCTGGCGCTGTTCTTCCTCTGGCGCGGCCGCATCATCACGGATCACAGCCAGGAATCCGGCAAGAAGATCCTCCGCTTCAACGCGTTCGAGCGGTTCACCCACTGGATGACGGCCGTGTGCTTCATCGTCCTGTCGCTGTCCGGCCTGAACTACATCTTCGGCAAACGGCTGCTGATGCCCGTGATCGGACCGGAGGCCTTCGGCGCGCTGGCCCAGTACGCGAAGTACAGCCACGTCTATCTCGCCTGGCCCTTCATGCTGGGTGTCGCCTTCATGATCGTCGTCTGGATCCGGGACAACATCCCGAACCGGATCGACTGGGAGTGGCTCAAGGCGGGGGGCGGCTTCATCGGCAGCAAGCACCCGCATGCGGGCCGCTTCAACGCGGGCCAGAAGGGCGTGTTCTGGATGGTGGCCGGCTTCGGCGCCGCCATGGGCGCCACCGGCCTGATGATGCTCTTCCCGTTCGCGCTCGTCGACGTCAACGGGATGCAGATCATGCAGGTGATCCATTCCCTGATCGGCATCGTCTTCATCGCCGGTATCCTGGCCCACATCTACATCGGCACGCTCGGGATGAAGGGCGCCTACGACGCGATGGGCAGCGGTCAGGTCGATCTGGCCTGGGCGCGCGCGCACCACGACCTCTGGGTCGAGCAGGAGCAGGCCCGCACCGCCAGCGGCCCGCAGCTCGGATCCCGCCCGGCACCGGCCGAGTGACGGGCCGGGTTGGCGTCCCGGCGTCACACCGGATGCTCCGGGCTCCTATCAGGGACCACTGACATGAAAGCTTTCATCGCCGCCGTCCTTGCCGCCGTTCTCCTGGGCGTCGCGGCCATGCTGGCGCTCACGAGCAATCAGAAGTTCGCCTACCAAGCGTTCGCCACCTCCGGTGCGCGGGTCTCCGAGCCGGGCACCAACTTGGTCGGCCCGCGTTGGAACGGCGACCCCGCTCCCGATGAGTTTGCCGGCGAGCCACATGGAAAAGCCGAGGGTGCCGCCTCGCAGCCGAAGCGTTCCTGAGGCCCAGCCTTCGAGCACCACTGCGACGTGACCAGGCTTTCAGGAGGAGCGCATCCGATGAAGCGACGACTGAGCACCTTCGCCCAGGCAATCGGCCTGGCAGGGGCCCTACTCGGAGCGGACAACGCCCTCGCGCAGGAGAGCGGCACAGCCGTTCCCACCGGGCGTCCAGCCAATCTCTGCCAGGAGCTTCTGGCCTTCGTGAAGCAGCCGAATCCAGCGAAGGAGGCCGCCGCGACGCCGCCGCAACAGGCGACCGCCGTCTCGAATCCTTCGGGAGCGAGCCAGGGCACGCCATCGGCCGCCGGCGGCGACGTCCAGCAGAAATCCGGCTTGAGCGGGCCGACCCCGGGAGGCTCGCCAAATCAGGCGGGCACCGATGCCCAGCGCGGGCAGGGGAACCAGGCGGCGAAGGATGCGCCGAGTGCCGCCAAACCGGCCTCATCACCTCAACCGGACGCGGCCACCATCGCGACGGTCGAGGCCGCTGCCGCAGCCGACGACCAGCTCGGATGCCGTTCGGCCGCGCGGACGATGCGGACGCACGGTGTGGCCCTCCCGCCACCACTCCTTGCATTGGCCGCGCTCGATCCGAAATTTTATGCCCAGTAGTATGCGGTCTTCGCCAACCGATGCTGAGTTAAGGTAACTGCTGACAGAGCTAGACTCTGTTTTAGACCCGTGGCGTGTCGAGCGAACTGTCTGGGCGTGACGCGGACGAAGGCGACGAGGTGCAGGTCTGCCAGGGGTCTGGCACAGCGCTCATAGTCTTTGACGAGGCGGCGGAAGCACCTGGCCTCGACAAAGGAGCGCTCGACCACCCACCGGCGGGGAAGCAGCACGAAGTCGCGCTTGGCCTCCGGCAGCTTGCCCCCTCCAAGGCAATGCCGTGCGAGCGTGCTGCCGCGGCCCGCTTCTCGCCCTTGTAGCCCTGATTGTGGATGCACCTCGAAGGACAATGGCGAGAGGTTGGCGGTCTTCAATTCGTACGTTTCACGGCCGCCGAAGGGCGTGGTCTCCGAACGTCGCGTGCGACGCGATACCACCAAGTCCAGCCGCGGAGCACGCCCTGACGCTCAGCAGCTTTTCTCAAGCCCCGTTTCACGGATCGGTCCAGACAGCCGCCCGGACGAGCAGCCCGCGTCCGCTTGCGGGGTGCTGCCGGATTTGGCTGGACGGCGGCAATGGGCGCGAAGCCGAATGTCCGGTTTTTCGTACACTGATGGTTCGGCGTGACGTGCTCCAGCCGTAAGCGGCCCGTCCGCTTCGGAGAGGGTTCAGCGGAAAAGCGGACCGGCAGCTACCGACCCAATTTTGACGCTCAACGCGGATCGCGACGTCCTTCAAAGCCGACATTCAGCTGTATGCCGCCCGGACCAATTTCTGGAAGCTTGACTTCCAAAACGCATGATGATCGAAGTACCGATCGATATTAGAGAAATGCTCAGTATAGTATGCAATTAAGATCGGCTAACGATTACAACAAATATGAAGTCATTGCTTCATATTTGAACATATTGCCGCGTCACAATGTTGGGTGAATATTTTGATTGGCGCGTCTCAATGGACACCTGTTTTGACCGCGATAGTGACAGGAAAATACGCACTAGGGCTTTGCAGTACTTCGGGGTCTTCGACGGTTAAGGTCTGCGCACCATAACGCACGGCACCAGCATCTCCGTCTAGACTTTTCTTGAAGTAGCTCGTTTTAAGACCGTCGCGCAGAAGGGTATTTAACGTGTGGCTCCAGTTGAACCTCACTTTCCTGGCAATCGCAGAAATGCCTACGCTTGTGACGTCCCAATGACAGATGCCGAGGTTGTATAGATCCGCATCCTGCCACGCATCACGGAAGAAATATCCTTTCCAAGTATGGTCATCTACGCGTTTCATTTCAATGGAGATTCCAAAGTTCGGCACGTCTTGCTGACCCAGGAACGAACTAATCGGCAGACACTCTCTGTTTACAATCTCATATCCAATGTATCCCTCGATAGAATCCCACGGCTCGGGAGCGTTTGACGTGGCGATGACATCATAGCGCTTGACGGAGAGCGGATTTCTCGCGGGATGTTTAGGGCTTTTATACGTCATGAAAAATACTATAATTGCCACTAAGGATACGATCGTTGCAATTAGGATTATTCGGCGTTTCATTCAGTGACGTTACGCTACCGACAGCACCCGTGCCCATGAGGCACCGCATGTGTCGAACGGCGCCCTAGACAAGGGGCGCGTGAACGACCGGCGTATGATCAGCCGTGTCATCCACGTGTTCAAGTCTGGCCGTAAGCGGAACGACGCTTCGGAAGGCCGATTTGAGAAGCGGACTGCCTTCTATCGACCCAACCCGGCTACCCGGATCGCGCTCCGCGCTTCCCCAAAGCAGCCGTTCGTCCGCCGTTCGGCAACTTCGGCGTGGAGTTGGGAGCCTCACCACTCCTGATGATTAGTGGAACTATCGCGATCTTGCTTGCGCCAGGGTGCTTCTTGATCCTGCCGATTGTCATCCATGTTGACGATCACGGTCCCTCGGCGACCTCTGCCCATCCAGAGGGTCCCTGAGGGGCCTCGAAAGCCCGCATAACCGTTCGCGCAATATACGGTCCCTGCACGTTCGGAACACGGCGGGGCCAAGGGAGCTGGCTCCACTGGAAACAGGACAGAGGCAAGGGCTACGGCTGACCCAGCTGAGGCCATCACAGAGCCTAAGGCAACGGCGGATAGAATGCGCATGCCCAGATGTTATGCATCCTGTGGTTGCATATCAACTCGTCTACGCAACCTAACTCCGAGGCTGCACGGGACATCGAATGGCTTGGTAAACATCGGGCAGAAGTTCAGCCAATCGACAGACGAGCATCCGCAAGCCTTGATAACTCAACCGGTTCTGGTTTTCCGGAGCGCAGCTCGGATTGAGTTGCGAGCGGCAGCACGGCTCGGTGCGGCCTGAACGTCGGCTCGACCAAGACAAGCAGATATCGACGTCGATCTCCGATGCCGCAGATGGGTGGAACGCGTGCAGGACGAGTACGTCCGTTCCGATGCCTCTGCTGCTCGGAAACGGAACGGCAGAAAACCACCCATCTGAGACCTTCAGGCGAACGATTCGTGCCGGCAGACGCTGGCTAGAAGCTGCCGCCCCGTTTCGGAGCAGGCTCGCAACAGAGGCAGACGCGCTGCCTTCGACCAGGCTGGACATACAGCCTGGTGTGACACGCTCAGGCAGGAGCAGCAGCGGATACCTACGTCGCGACGCGGCCTTCCACTGACGAACGACAGCCCGCGGCGGCGCCCCTCGGCCGACAACGCCATCATATGGCCCACCGTCGATCTCCGTGAGCTCTCGCTGAAGTAGCGTCAGAGCCGCGAATACAAGCCGATGCGATCTCAGTCCCGCACGCCGCGGGAGGAGCTCAGAACCAAAGTTGAACGCTCCTAACATGCATTAATTCGGGAGCGCGCGGAGGAAGCTAAGCAGCAACGCTCGGCGACCCGTCGCTCCATTTTCGGTCCAATTGCTGTCCATCAGGAATTGCAACGTGCTGGCCCGGTGCGCGGATCGAACGAAAGGGCAACCATCTACATTGAGCCCTATTGCTGTTCTTCGCCGTCGGTGCTTCTTCGCTGCGCCCGCGATCCGAACGGCGGCCTCATCGGGCCTGTGCATCTACCCTGAAGGTGTATCCGAATGACGCCGACCACGTCGCAGTTGGAGCCGAAGCTCCTCTTGAAGAGCCTCCGCGCGTTCCGGAAGGGCGATTTCTCGGCCCGCCTGCCGCTCGATCTGACGGGCATCGATGGCGAGATCGCGGAAGCGTTCAACGACATCGTCGAGCTGAACCAAGGACTCGCGCGGGAACTCGACAGGGTCGCGCGCGCGGTCGGCAAGGACGGGCGCATCAATGAGCGCGGCAAGCTGCCGGCGGCAACCGGCGGCTGGAACGACTGCGTGGACTCGGTCAACACGATGATCGGAGATCTCGTGCAACCGACCACCGAAGTCGCGCGGGTCATCGGGGCGGTAGCCAAGGGTGATCTCGGTCAGACCATGCAGCTCGAGATCGACGGCCGCCCGCTGAGGGGCGAGTTCCTGCGCATCGGCAAAGTGGTCAACACGATGGTCGACCAGCTGAATTCCTTCGCGTCCGAAGTGACACGCGTCGCGCGCGAGGTCGGCTCGGAAGGCAAGCTCGGCGGCCAGGCCCAGGTCAAGGGCGTCGGCGGCACCTGGAAGGATCTCACGGATAACGTGAACCTGATGGCGGCCAACCTCACCGGTCAGGTCCGCAACATCGCCGAGGTCACGACAGCCGTGGCCAACGGCGATCTGTCCAAGAAGATCACCGTCGACGTGAAGGGCGAGATCCTCGATCTGAAATCGACCATCAACACGATGGTGGATCAGCTCAACTCCTTCGCCTCCGAGGTGACCCGCGTCGCCAAGGAGGTGGGCTCCGAGGGCAAGCTCGGCGGGCAGGCGCAGGTCAAGGGCGTCGGCGGTGTCTGGAAGGACCTGACCGACAACGTCAACATGATGGCCGAGAACCTGACCGGGCAGGTCCGCAACATCGCGGAGGTCACCACCGCGGTGGCGCGGGGTGACCTGTCCAAGAAGATCACCGTCGACGTCAAAGGCGAGATCCTGGCTCTGAAGCTGACCATCAACACGATGGTGGACCAGCTGAACTCCTTCGCCTCCGAGGTGACGCGCGTCGCCCGCGAGGTCGGCACCGAGGGCAAGCTCGGCGGTCAGGCGCAGGTCGAAGGCGTCGGCGGGACGTGGAAGGACCTGACCGACAACGTCAACATGATGGCGGCCAACCTGACCGGTCAGGTGCGCAACATCGCTGACGTGACCACCGCGGTGGCCAACGGCGACCTGTCGAAAAAAATCACCGTCGACGTGCGCGGCGAGATCCTGGAGCTCAAGAACACCATCAACACGATGGTGGATCAGCTGAACTCCTTCGCCTCCGAGGTGACCCGCGTCGCCCGCGAGGTCGGCTCGGAGGGCAAGCTCGGCGGGCAGGCGCAGGTGCGCGGGGTCGCCGGCACCTGGGCCGACCTGACCGACAACGTCAACCTGATGGCGGCCAACCTGACCGGACAGGTGCGCAACATCGCCGACGTGACCACCGCGGTGGCCAACGGCGACCTGTCCAAGAAGATCACCGTCGACGTGAAGGGTGAGATCCTGGAGCTCAAGAACACCATCAACACGATGGTGGATCAGCTGAACTCCTTCGCCTCCGAGGTGACCCGCGTCGCCCGCGAGGTCGGCTCGGAGGGCAAGCTCGGCGGACAGGCACGCGTCGAAGGTGTGGCGGGCACCTGGGCCGACCTGACCGACAACGTCAACCTGATGGCGGCCAACCTGACCGGTCAGGTCCGCAACATCGCCGACGTGACCACCGCGGTGGCCAACGGCGACTTGTCGAAAAAGATCACCGTCGACGTGAAGGGTGAGATCCTGGAGCTCAAGTCGACCATCAACACGATGGTGGATCAGCTGAACTCCTTCGCCTCGGAGGTGACGCGCGTCGCCCGCGAGGTCGGCACCGAGGGCAAGCTCGGCGGGCAGGCGCAGGTCAAGGGCGTCGGCGGCGTCTGGAAGGGCCTGACCGACAACGTGAATATGATGGCCGCGAACCTCACCGGTCAGGTGCGCAACATCGCGGAGGTCACGACCGCGGTGGCCAACGGCGACCTGTCCAAGAAGATCACCGTCGCCGTCGAGGGCGAGATCCTAGAGCTCAAATCCACCATCAACACGATGGTGGACCAGCTGAACTCCTTCGCTTCCGAAGTGGTCCGCGTCGCCCGCGAAGTCGGCATCGAGGGCAAGCTCGGCGGTCAGGCGCAGGTGCGCGGCGTCGGCGGGACCTGGAAGGACCTGACCGACAACGTGAACATGATGGCGGCCAACCTGACGGGTCAGGTCCGCAACATCGCCGACGTGACCACCGCTGTGGCCAACGGCGACCTGTCCAAGAAGATCACCGTCGACGTGAAGGGCGAAATCCTGGAGCTCAAATCCACCATCAACACGATGGTGGATCAGCTGAACTCCTTCGCCTCCGAGGTGACGCGCGTCGCCCGCGAGGTCGGTTCGGAGGGCAAACTGGGTGGTCAGGCCCAGGTCCGCGGCGTCGGCGGGACCTGGAAAGACCTGACCGACAACGTGAACATGATGGCCGCCAACCTCACCGGACAGGTGCGGGGCATCGCGGACGTCGTCACGGCCGTGGCGCAGGGCGACCTCAAGCGGAAGCTCTCGGTGGATGCCAAGGGCGAGATCGCCGCCCTGGCCGACACGGTCAACGAGATGATCGAGACGCTCGCCACCTTCGCCGATCAGGTCACCAATGTGGCCCGCGAGGTGGGTGTCGAGGGCAAGCTCGGCGGTCAGGCCCGGGTGCCGGGTGCCGCGGGCCTGTGGCGCGATCTCACCGACAACGTGAACCAGCTCGCGGCGAACCTGACGACCCAGGTCCGCGCCATCGCCGAAGTCGCGACCGCGGTGACGAAGGGCGACCTCGCGCGCTCGATCTCGGTCGAGGCCTCCGGCGAGGTGGCCTCGCTGAAGGACAACATTAACGAGATGATCCGCAACCTGCGGGACACGACGCTCAAGAACGCCGAGCAGGATTGGCTGAAGACCAACCTGGCCAAGTTCACGCGCATGCTGCAGGGCGAGCGCGACCTCGCCACCGTCTCGAACCTGATTCTGTCGGAGATCGCGTCGCTGGTGAACGCCCAGCGCGGCGTGTTCTACATGGTGGAGGACGAGGGCGGGGAGCCCGTCCTCGATCTGATGGCGAGCTACGCCTTCACGGAGCGCAAGAACCTCTCGAACCGGTACCGCCTCCGCCAGGGCCTCGTGGGCCAGTGCGCCTTCGAGAAGAAGCGCATCCTCCTCACCCACGTGCCCGGCGACTACATCACGATCGGCTCGGCCCTCGGCGAGGCGCCGCCGCTCAACATCATCGTGCTGCCGGT from Methylobacterium radiotolerans JCM 2831 includes the following:
- a CDS encoding HAMP domain-containing protein, whose amino-acid sequence is MTPTTSQLEPKLLLKSLRAFRKGDFSARLPLDLTGIDGEIAEAFNDIVELNQGLARELDRVARAVGKDGRINERGKLPAATGGWNDCVDSVNTMIGDLVQPTTEVARVIGAVAKGDLGQTMQLEIDGRPLRGEFLRIGKVVNTMVDQLNSFASEVTRVAREVGSEGKLGGQAQVKGVGGTWKDLTDNVNLMAANLTGQVRNIAEVTTAVANGDLSKKITVDVKGEILDLKSTINTMVDQLNSFASEVTRVAKEVGSEGKLGGQAQVKGVGGVWKDLTDNVNMMAENLTGQVRNIAEVTTAVARGDLSKKITVDVKGEILALKLTINTMVDQLNSFASEVTRVAREVGTEGKLGGQAQVEGVGGTWKDLTDNVNMMAANLTGQVRNIADVTTAVANGDLSKKITVDVRGEILELKNTINTMVDQLNSFASEVTRVAREVGSEGKLGGQAQVRGVAGTWADLTDNVNLMAANLTGQVRNIADVTTAVANGDLSKKITVDVKGEILELKNTINTMVDQLNSFASEVTRVAREVGSEGKLGGQARVEGVAGTWADLTDNVNLMAANLTGQVRNIADVTTAVANGDLSKKITVDVKGEILELKSTINTMVDQLNSFASEVTRVAREVGTEGKLGGQAQVKGVGGVWKGLTDNVNMMAANLTGQVRNIAEVTTAVANGDLSKKITVAVEGEILELKSTINTMVDQLNSFASEVVRVAREVGIEGKLGGQAQVRGVGGTWKDLTDNVNMMAANLTGQVRNIADVTTAVANGDLSKKITVDVKGEILELKSTINTMVDQLNSFASEVTRVAREVGSEGKLGGQAQVRGVGGTWKDLTDNVNMMAANLTGQVRGIADVVTAVAQGDLKRKLSVDAKGEIAALADTVNEMIETLATFADQVTNVAREVGVEGKLGGQARVPGAAGLWRDLTDNVNQLAANLTTQVRAIAEVATAVTKGDLARSISVEASGEVASLKDNINEMIRNLRDTTLKNAEQDWLKTNLAKFTRMLQGERDLATVSNLILSEIASLVNAQRGVFYMVEDEGGEPVLDLMASYAFTERKNLSNRYRLRQGLVGQCAFEKKRILLTHVPGDYITIGSALGEAPPLNIIVLPVLFEQEVRAVIELASFNRFSETHQSFLDQLTESIGIVLNTIAANMRTEGLLKQSQLLTGELQSRQEELKKTNDRLELQAASLQQSEDLLKSQRERLQQTNEELEEKARLLEIQKREVEGKNREVSIAKTALEEKAEQLSLTSRYKSQFLANMSHELRTPLNSLLILSKLLSENRDGNLTDKQREFAKTINAAGTDLLSLINDILDLSKIESGTVSLEIGDVTLQDLVENLNRTFRQLAEERHLAFVIDVEPGLPRAVRTDSKRLQQVLRNLLSNAFKFTEKGSVSLRIGSAEGSPLRAGSQWLALSVTDTGIGIAEDKQRIIFEAFQQADGTTSRKYGGTGLGLAISREIARLLGGEIVVESRVGSGSTFTLFLPFEPPVQAVTTRGAETSEGNGTSALMGRQPNAAMALSASADDRHAIHPGDHIVLIVEDDAMFASVLLELARERGFKGLIAQDGAGALSLAHRFKPHAITLDIGLPDMDGWALLDLLKNDARTRHIPIHVISVNDEKKRGLRAGAFGFLEKPVEREGLMRALERSKEFITRPVRNLLLVEDDENQRASITALLDEEDVKIFGVGTATAALEALTGGRFDCAIIDLGLPDIGGSELIERIRATQEGEELPIIVYTGRELTAPEEQQLKHSASTIILKDTRSSERLLDETALFLHRAIASVPPDEQIRVERKDVESLQGCRVILVDDDLRNIFSLTSALEQHGLEVLFAENGQDGIALLQTNPNIDAMLIDIMMPGMDGYETMRAIRAQSAFRSLPLIAVTAKAMKGDREKCLDAGASDYVSKPIDMDQLLAVLRVQLARRGEVVDSAAPVNGAQGLERQTQ
- a CDS encoding formate dehydrogenase subunit gamma, translating into MRRAWTILSTLVLATALWTAPGVCGAAQAQNPIQADGRNPTGANPTADSINEELLFRQAPKISGRISIPDDKAANLIQPQGRTYQMFREGWLPWIGALVILGMLGALALFFLWRGRIITDHSQESGKKILRFNAFERFTHWMTAVCFIVLSLSGLNYIFGKRLLMPVIGPEAFGALAQYAKYSHVYLAWPFMLGVAFMIVVWIRDNIPNRIDWEWLKAGGGFIGSKHPHAGRFNAGQKGVFWMVAGFGAAMGATGLMMLFPFALVDVNGMQIMQVIHSLIGIVFIAGILAHIYIGTLGMKGAYDAMGSGQVDLAWARAHHDLWVEQEQARTASGPQLGSRPAPAE